The following DNA comes from Bos indicus isolate NIAB-ARS_2022 breed Sahiwal x Tharparkar chromosome 3, NIAB-ARS_B.indTharparkar_mat_pri_1.0, whole genome shotgun sequence.
GGTTCAGCTCCCCGATCTCTTTCTACCTGCTCTCTGTGGGTTAATCTTGCAGTCCAGTCTGGCCACACTGACAGGCACTGCCAGAGGAGGCACAGTTGCCTGGCTGCTCCCCAAGGAATGGGTAAATTGTCCGCAGATTCCACTCTGGCCAGTTCACTGCAGTGCCTGGTCATCAGACAGGTTCTTGGGTCAGTCAAGGCCTTTTGCCTGCTTCTTCCCAGAATCTTCCTTCATTCTAAACCCTCATCCAGTTGTTTAGGGCTCGTAATATGCTTCCTTTGACTTAGCTGGGGAACGGTGATGGTAAGAGAAGAAGAGGATAAAGTGGATTCACACTGAGAGTTCCTAGAAGTCAATCCCCTCCCTTGACTCCCAGAACAGAGGTTCTCCCAGAACAGGACACAGGGAGAAAGTCAACAGAAGAGAGTGGCTAAGGGAGGATATAGATGCTTCTTTTCTGAAGATCTCTTACAGACAGACCTCCTATTGGGGATGAAATTTTCTGTGGACACTGAGATGGTGGCTCATTTAGAAGTAATGTGGCCAACTACCTGTAGTAACATTGCTTAGCCTAACTTGACTTACTGTTGTCATTCATTGAGCAAACATGAGAAATGCTCATCTTCTGCATGAGCAGGTCACAGAAATCTGAAAGCAAGCTATGAGGCAAGAGTAGGTACTCTGTTGAGGCCTGTTCTCATCCCGCTTACGTTTGCTTCCCCTTTAGTTTCCATGCATTAATCAACCAATCAAAAGGCATTATTGAATGACTATTAAAGGTACCAGAAACTGAGGCAACCAAGAGTGTCTTAACTCATGATGATTTTCTTATTCACATGGACTCTTCTTTAGTTACTGAAAGTCCTCCACATTGCTCTTCCCTTTCAGGTTTGTGGAGTCTGCCTCTCCTTAGGAATGGGGAAACTGTTTCATTCTTCCTGATGCTCCATTTGCTGGTCCATGCCTCCTTTTCAGGAAGCTGGACTGAACAATGGAGTGAATACTGAAACTGGAAAGCATCCCTCTGTCCTTCTTCATCCCAGCTCTGCAGAGGTTTGGCCATGAAGAATTTCTACCCATTCTAAACTCTTAGTACAACAAGATTATAGGTAGCAAATTAGATGGATTTAGAACTACTTagctggaaaacaaaaacaaaaacaaaaactgtttccTCAGTCAGGGTAGGGATCCAATAAGATTGAAAATAGACTAGTTTAAGCTGTAAATTGTTTCCTCATGAAACTTCCCCACACTTCTCATGATAAATTCCTCCACTCCCTGGGTGGCTAACCACTCCGAACCAGTTCGTCAGAGAAGTAGTGTCACAGCCTTCCTGACCACTCCCAAAGCCTAGCTTCCTAGTCATGGCAGAAGATTGCCCCTTTCCACCCTCTCTCCAACCCCTGGGTTCAGTGTACCCTCAGACTGAGATGAGAACTGTAGGATCAgtgctcatttaaaaattaatctaagtCATCCAGAATACATATAGGAAgttcaagaaacaaacaaaaacgtaACTCCTATGAGCTCATTTTGTTTTAGTCCCAAGGAGTGTCTTCCATGTTAGCTTACTCTGCTTATGTAGGAAGTAAACCAGAAAATAGCTTTAAACAGTAGGCACTGAATCAGGTTAGAGAAGTGTcaattgcattttattatttttttaaaaagggtttatttacttatttggctgcatcgagtctttgttgcagcatatggcatctttgatctttgttgaggTATGCaggttctttagttgtggcatgtgaactcttcgttgtcatgtgggatctagttccctgaccagcgatcaaacctgggccccctgcatggggagcacagagtctcagccaccggaccaccatggaagtccctcaaTTGCGTTTTAAAGATTGAGGGTCAACTCCTGGTTTCTACAGGGCAGCAAAACCatttccattcatccatcctaCACAGCGGTAGCCATTCTCTCTACTGTTGGCATGTTTCATCTTCATAGGACGCTCATGGGCACACAGCCAGAGATAAGAAGAGGCCGCAATTACTTCTACAAAGGCACCCCTAGTCTTGGCTACAGAAATACAAAGCTTATCCTTGTTTTCAAGTCTACTAATTAATTTGGTGATTGCTCCCTTGAGGCTGTGATGGTTATTCAGTGCCTCTTTCCCAAGGTGAAAAATAGACTAGATCTTGGAATTCAGATTCAGAGGCATCcttccatgtttttgtttttgttggccacaccatgcagccaTATGGGATCTtgcttccccaaccagggattgaacccatgccccctacattggaaatgctgtcttaaccactggacagccagggaggtTCCCCTCTGTTCTTCTTCACCCTAGCTCTGCAGAGGTTTGGCCATGAAGAATTTCTAcctattttaaattcttcttggTATAACAAGATTATAGAAAGTAAATGGGATAGATTTTAAAACTATCTAGCTGGAAAGAGGATTATCTACATTACTAAGATATACCATTACCATCTATACAGCTTGACTATTGGCCAGTAGGAGCAAGAGcccttcctcccactcccctGGATGGAGAATTCTGAGCCCAGGAACATCCAAAATGTGCCCAGCAGGTTTGAGAAGGATAGCGATTAGGACTAATGTTTATTGTGTACCTCCTATGTGACAGACAGAGCTAGGTGCTTTATATAGTGTTATTTTATTAGGAAACTGTGGTTCAGAGAAGTTGTTACATGCCTTAGTTCACAAGGATAGAAAGTGTTAGAATCATAATTTTAAACAGAGAACTTCAGATTGAGGTCAGTTAATGGTGGTGTCCTGTGGTGGAGGTGTAGTTCTagctctctgccttttctgaggGTGACATAGCCCCCAGGGGACATTGGATAATGTGTTATTACATCTCAGTCTGTTGAGCAgtcattttgcttattttgtcCTTTGAGAATTAACCTGCTTGGAGACTCTTCCTCTTGCCAGGATTAGTGTCTGAACGTGGGTGGCTTTACCCTGGAGGCAGTCTTAGactgtttatttgaaaataaataaaccttccATAGCTCTGTATTAATATGATCTGGTGGTGAGAACTAAGATAGGGCATCCAGTGGCCTGGGTTCTAATCTCAATTTTACCACTATTCTGTGGTGTGCCCCTGGACAGTTATCTAACCTCAGAgcacttcagtttcttttctgtcAACTAGATAAAATAATATCAGCCCTAACTACTTTCCAGGAACGTTGAGAGGCTAATTGAAATAGCACTTAAAAGGGCTACGAGGAATTACCTCAGGAGTGTTACCTCAGGATCCACTTACCTTAGATAATTTTATGGTGTAGGCATTTAAAATCTTTCCTGTTCTTGATTAATAATTTGCCCTGGCTATGTAAACAGTATTTGAAAATGAGCTGGCTTCCAGAGACTCTATTTTTCCCCACCGCCTCCTATAGCTTCTTTCTTGTTTCGATCACACCTCGTAAAATGCAATGTACCACCACCAATCCCCCAccacttcctgtttttttttttttaataaggatgCCATATACTTGTAAGGCTTTTTACAGTTTACAAACAGATTTTATATACATTAGCTCATTTCATACAACATGTGAAGTAGTAATtagtatcctcattttatagatgaggaaacaggttagAGGTGTTCAATGGCTTACTCTAGGTCACATAGTTGAGGAAGTGGTCAAACCAGGCCCTGAACTTAGGCCTGCTGACAAATATTCGCCTAGGGCTCTTTTCACCATTCCACAGATTTCTGtatcctttcctcctttcctttctctggacCAAACAAGGCTTTTCTAGGCTTTCGGCTCTGGGTGCTTTTACACAGCTCTTTCATGCCCTGTAATACTTCAATTATTGTAATTACCCCACCACCTGAAAGAGTCAAGCTGGCATAGTAGAACAATGTATGCCCAGGTGTGGCTCTTGTCTGGAACAGCTGCTCTCTGCCAGGAAAATGAGGAGGGATGGCAGGGTGGAGGAGGGCAACTgtctcttctgcctcctccatAGCTGAAGACCTATCTTGGCCTTTTGGTTGGTGTTgccagggaaggggaagagggacTAGCCAAAGGGCCTGGGTATGagaagggaaaaatggaaactttgTGCTTCTCCTCCAAGTTTTGCACCCCAAAGCCAATGGGTAGAGATGGTATGGCTAGGTACTTAGGCTCCTAACTGTGACCCAAAGCTAGGTGCCCTGATTTCTCAAATATCTGAGAACAAAAAACAGAGCAGCACAGGGGGTTGAGAGGCAAGGTGAACCCAAGTCTGGAATGgtcagtttggttcagtttgCTCCAGCAAGCCCTAACGACCAAAAGGGAAGGAGTCAAGGCTAGGACTGCTCGGAGGCTGTGCatctaaaaataatcaaaatgctgattaaaaaaaaaaaaaaaagacatttgaaatACTAGCATTCAGGACTCAAACAATGATTTTTAATTCAGTACTCCAAGCCCCTTTTGGTCCAGAGCTGGCAGTAACTGGCAGTAGTCCTCAGTGGCATGTGAGTTGGTGAATATTGAACTGGCCCAACTATGAAGCATTCAGTGACCTAGGGAGAATGACTTGTGGAACACTGAAAGGACCTCAGGGATGTCCCTTTTCCCTTGCTTGGCCTCCtaaccatcttttttttcttcctcggCTCTACCCCAACCTCTTAGATTCTCACAATGTGTTGTTCTGGTCCAGGTGGAGAGATGGAACCGCCGTGATCAGAAGCTGCTGGAGGCGGTGCAGCGGGGGGACGTGGGACGCGTGGCTGCCCTGGCCTCCAGGAAATCTACCCGACCCACTAAGCTAGACTCAAACGGCCAGTCCCCGTAAGTAAGTCCTCTTGATCCCCACCTTGGTATGTGTGtcatgttcagttgctaagtcgtgtctgaccctttctgaccccattgactgtagccctccaggctcctctgtccatgggatttcccagggaagaatactggagtgggttgccatttctttctccccctTGGTACGCGGTTCTCTTTAAAAACCTCAAACCTGAATATGATGTAAGACTAGGAAACATCTATAACTTCAGAGCCCTTTTTTATCTTAATTAGCAAGTATATCAATAAATCTTCACTACTTTTCAAGTGCTGCACAAAGTGGGAGTAGAGATTGTCCTTGAGGTCCTTACACCGCAAGACCCACATCAGCAAAACTGACCGAGAAAGGAATAAAGccatgaaataaatggaaaactgaAACATACACTAAGTAGGGTATTTCTTCATTGCACAAGTTGGAGGGTATGTATGCTTGAGACACTAGGAGTACAGTGGTGGCCATGAGCATCATGTGGCTGGAAGAGGTGATTAGTACAAGAGGGATATTATTCCTTATCTCTGCCCAAGTCAGCCTGCAAATGTCCAGCCCTCTGCTCTGGCCCACTCTTTCTGTGACATTTCCAGTCTGCTAAGGGTATTGGGCTCAGAGTGACAGATACTTATGTGTTCCCTGGACACCCTGAGATACTCAGATTGCTCAAGACCCATAGCTCTTCTTTCTACCTTTGCTTATGGCCTCCTCTGACGTTATAACAGTAGGCCATTTACCTAGTCTTCTCTTTCGCAGAAAGTCAGGCTAACAGAGCTTTCCTTTCTGCCTTTGGAATTGGCTTTGGGTTGATGGAGCATAGCAGGCAGGGCTTAGAAGATTctcccaggtggggaagatcccctggagaaatgaatggcaacccactccagtattcgtgcctggagtatcccatggacagagaagctgacGTGgggtacatggagtcacaaagaattggacatgactaactgaGTAAAACTATTCCTCATCTTTATGAGGTCCCTTTATCTTTCTGCCTCCCGGCCTTGACTCTGGCAGGTTTCATCTGGCCGCCTCCAAAGGCCTGACAGAATGTCTGACTATACTACTTGCCAGTGGGGCTGACATCAACAGCAAGAATGAGGACGGTGAGTTAGACTGAGCACTGGGCCATGCTGCTTGCTTTTCCCTTTATAGCAGCAGTGAGGGGTTGGGGTAGGGCAGTCCTGGGCCCTGCTGGGCATTCAGCTGTAGTCCCCCCTGCTTCTCTCCTTGTAAGTCCCTGCCAGCCTGCTTTCAGGGGTTCCCCTCCTTGCAAGCTGGGCCTACCTCACTCTCACTCCCACCTCCACTGTGGGTACCAGGCACTTGGGGAACAGGAATTTCTGGCCCCATGTGGCTGAGAGTTTCTCTCTCTAATCTCCCTCTGATTATCTGTGCGTCTCTCGCCTTCCCTCCCTGTGAGTCATCAGCATCCATGGGGCCACCTACcccctttctctgcttctttctgtttctaggaAGCACCGCCCTGCACTTGGCCACCATTTCTTGCCAGCCACAATGTGTCAAGGTCCTGCTGCAGGTAAGAGAGACCCCTGATACTACTCTTTTGAAAGGAAGAAGCGGACCCAGAGACTCCTGACTTTGTCTTGTACTCACCAGCAACATTTGGTCAAATGTACCCCTCACATCCCCAGTAAGAGAGCTGGTAATCTCTCATTCATTAATTCGTcagtatttatttaatatctgCTATGTGCAGGCACCCAGCTTAATGTTGCCCTCCAGGGCACATCAAAAAGCAGCATTGCCAGGCACTGACACCCAGTCAGTCAGTATGCGTGTATCGAGTTTCACTGTTGGCATAGCCACTGCGGAGACTGACTGCTGTGATGATGGGCGGGTTGAAGGATGGCAGAGGTGTTCATATTAAACCCAAAGTCTGCTGTCTGTTCTTGAGGAGTTTGTAGTCTTGGAGTACAAAGAGAAATATACATGTGAAATGACATGTGGACAGTTCAGAGATAAGCTTCTCAAATTTCAAAAGGCCCAGTTCAACCAGGCCATTGTGCCAATGGATATTCTGCTTTGTTCTTCCTAGCTCTTTCCAAGATTCTCATTTATGATCCTAAAGTACCAGACATGGACTCAGGCGTTATTGTCCTTAATGTGTTTATTTACCTATAATCTGATTTTTCTTAGGCCCTAGGTTTATCAACCAGGGCTGAAATTCAAGGCTGCCTATAGTCTGCAAGGAATAAATTGGACTTGCCTAGTAGTTGGCCAAAGCCATgatccctctgcccctccctatAGTATGATGAAAGCTGGTCATACAACAGATACAACAGGGTGGGAGATGACAGTGTTAACACCATGCTCCATGCTGCTTCCCTTTGTGACTGTTTGCAGCATGGTGCCAATGAAGACGCTGTAGATGCAGAAAATCGTAGTCCATTGCACTGGGCAGGTGTGTGCCAGGGGACTAGTGGGAAATGGGGCTGCTGGGACCAGAaggtgaggagggaggggaggataaCGTTTGTGGGGGAAGGGCAGGCCAGAGTTAACTGCTGAAAGGGTTGGAGAGGATCCTGCATCATGGTCTGAGAGGTGCCCTTCTGGCTTCTGCTTAACCCAATCATCCTGTAACCCTCCATAGCCTCCTCTGGCTGTGCCTCAAGTGTGCTCCTCTTGTGTGATCATGAAGCCTTCCTGGACGTCCTGGATAATGTGAGTGTTGGCAGGGCCCTATATGGTGAGGCTGCTACTTTCTTTGAAGTTAATTAGCCAAGTTCCATGACCAGGGGTTGTGAGGCAccacctcttcttccttctccctttgccCCTCCTCCTTTTTCACAGAGAGGTTAAGGCTTATCTTCTGGAGAGTTTCCAACCCTCTGAGAAGGAGTATTTAGCCCCAGGATTGGCGCTTTTGCCTGGAGAGGTGTGGGAACAGGGGAGTTGGTAGGATGTGCCGAAGCCCTGGTTCCCCTGTCTGCTCACGAACCCCGTTCCCACAATCTGTGCAGGATGGACGTACACCCCTGATGATTGCCTCGCTGGGTGGTCACGCAGCTATCTGCTCACAGCTGCTGCAGAGAGGTGCCCGGGTCAATGTCACCGACAAGAATGACAAGTGAGCCCTCTATCATCCCATCCCATATCCCGACCCTGACAATCTAAAAAGGAGCCACTGggcaaagagtgtgtgtgtgtgtgtgtgtgtgtgtgagatggggaGATTGGTCTCTGTTTTCTTGGGAACATCCTTCCTTCCCAGTGGTGGTTCAGAAGAGCCCTGCTTGGGCTTCACTGTTTTCCTCTTGGTGAGTTAAGAATGTTTTCCTTATACTTTCTTATTCTACTGCTGCCAGTGCCATCCTTCTGGCATAGATGACTCTGGAAGTAGAATTCATACTCCTGGAACCCCTACTTTAATTGACTGGCTTTCAAACTATGTTCTAAGACATAGAATCTGTTTACCCAGTAAAGAACTTATATAGAACCTCAACATATAAAGCAGATGAAAATGGAGCCCCTCAAATGGGCTCCCCGCTTTCTGATGTCACAGTTCCTGGAATGACATCTGAACAGGTCTGGTCTGGCCTAATGCTTTGTCACTGACTGGTGACAGTCTGTGGTTCTCCTGACCACACTGAGTGAGAGCTGACCTTGCaagtggatttttattttttgtttttttttggaaacCAGGACTCCAGGATGTCATGAGAAAAGCCTATGCTCAGATTTGTCTCACCCCACAGATCGGCTCTGATCCTGGCCTGTGAAAAAGGCAGTGCTGAGGTGGCTGAACTGCTCCTGAGCCATGGAGCAGATGCGGGGGCAGTGGACAGCACGGGGCATGATGCTCTGCATTATGCCCTACGCACACAAGACAGGCCGCTGTGGAGGCTGCTGCGGCAGGCCCTGAACCGGCAGGGCCGAGGGGGTAAAGCCAATCCGCTTTTGTGACTCCAAGATGCTCCTTGATAGCCTTAGAATCCAAGAAGCTTCTTAGAATCCCATTTGTTTCCATGGAAACAATCCATGTGATAAATAACTGTCACTTTAGTGgagaatttacttatttattgcttCTGCTATGAGATGACTCCCACTTCCCAAAAGCAAGGTCACAAAATTCTTTAATGCAACCTTGTCTCTCCCTGAAGGCAACTCTGGCTAGCACTGTTGCTAGCATTTATGAGTTGTAATTGTACATCTGTTTGTGTGATTTGATGGTCAATCTGTCTCTTGCCCCTACTATACTGTAACCCCCTCAGATAACCTCCTCTGTTTTGCTCACCATTGGCTCCTGGTTTCTACCTATAACAGTGCTTATTGGCACAGTGTCCAATACATAAATGAGTGAAACAAATAAATGAGCCAACATATCTCTGGGACAGGGAACCAACACTGATGGCTACTTAGGGATCCATCAAATAGAGGTGGCTTCTGGCACCAGAAAGACACGTGTGGTTAAGGATGAACACTGAGGGGCCACTCCTTTCAGAGAAAGTCTGAAGCTAGATTGTGGGCCCTGTCTCCTCTCTCATTTCCCCCATGTCTTTTCATGTAGGTCAGGGGCCAGTTCAACACCTGAATCCTGCATCCCAGGTAAGACCCTAAGCACCTCCTCCTTTTGCTTCTGACCCACCCCAGTCTTTCCCGCTGGGATGTCTCCCAGGCAGGGATCACTGGGGCATCGAGACAGTCTAAGAGAAGAAAGGCTAGCTGCCTGGGTTGATGTCACTGTTCCTTTTTCTACATAGACCtctccctctgagcctcaggtggGTGCTCCACCTAAGAGCCCATGGAGAGCAGAGcctgaggaggagcaggaggaagaagaggacgAGGATCCATGTTCAGAGGAGTGGAAGTGGAAGTatgaagaggagaagagaaaagttTCTCAGTTGGAGCAGGAGCTGCTGCGAAAGACGGAAGAGTGCAAGGCTCAAGCTACAGCTTACCTGGGCCTGGAGAATCAGATTCAAGAACAGGTGCGGGAGCTGGGGCTCCTCCTGTCCCAAGAGCCCAGAGCTCCAGAGAACCAGGGCTCTAGTCTCCGGCATGGAGGAGATGGCATGGAACAGGGCTGTGCCCTCAACCTGCTGGCTAAGCACATACAAGAGCTGAAGAAGCATCAGCAGGCCACAGCTGCAGCGGCAGCCAACCCAGTATTAGCTTCCAAGAAGGCCGAGGATTCAGTCCCAGGGGAGATCCAGTATGAAGCCCAGGGAAGGTCCCAACCAGAAGAACAGGAGCCACCCCAGAGCCCAAAGTCTGAAACTGTAGGGAAAACCACGGAACAGCAACTGACCAACAGTGATGGGCAGGCCCTTCGCCTTGATCAGACTGACCAGCTGTTTGCTGGCCGGAAGGAGAGGCCCCAGGCTCCAGGGTCTGAACCCACAAGCACAGTGGCTGAGCCAGCGGGCACAGCAGCCATGAATCAGCTCCTGCTACAGCTGAGGGAGGAGCTGGCTGCGGTGTGGCGAGAAAAGGATGCAGCCCGGGGGGCTTTATCAAGATCCGTCTTGGAGGGAGCTCTGGGGACACCCCGGGCTGAGGCTGCAGCAGCTGCCTGGGAGAAGATGGAGGCCAGGTTGGAGCAGGTGCTGGTGAGACTGGATCGAGCAAAAGCAGGATTGCAGATGAAACCCAAGGCCCCTGCCCAGGAGCCCAGAGAGGAAGCACCCAAGGCACTCCCAGGGACCATCACCCAAGAggatgaagaaaaggagaaaagggtccCCGGGGCCCGGGGAGAGCCTCTAGGGGCTCCtggaggggaccagatgccaggaggAGGCCAGGCCAGGGGACAGCTGGAGAAAGAAGTGTCCGCCCTGAGACTGAGCAACAGTAACTTgctggaggagctgggggagCTGGGCCGGGAGCGGCAGCGGTTGCAGGGGGAGCTGCAGTCCCTGAGCCAGCGGCTACAGCGGGAGTTTGTGCCCAGGCCGGAGGCGCAGGACCAGCTACAGCAGTTGCGGAGGAGTGTGGGGCTGCTGACAGATGAACTGGCCCTGGAGAAGCAGGCCACCGAGAAGCTGCGGAAGCGCCTGGCCTCCCAGAACAGAGGCCTCCAGGGGCTGTGGGACTGCCTGCCCCCAGACCTGGTAGGCCAGGAGAGTGCACGGAGCGCAGCCGCCGAGCCCCTCGAAGACCTGCAGGCCTGCATCAGTGCCTTGGTGGCCAGGCACCGCGAGGCCCAGCAGGGGCTGGCTCAGCTGGAAGAGGAAAACCAGCAGCTGCGGGGCTCCCCTTCCCGCCTCGGGGAGCCAGGCGTCTCCTCAGAGGCCTCGGCCTCCCCGCAGGTGGCAGCTCTGGAGCAAGACCTGGGGAAGCTGGAGGAAGAGCTGCGGGCCGTTCAGGCCACGATGAGCGGGAAGAGCCAGGAGATCTGGAAGCTGAAGCAGCTGCTCTACCAAGCTACCGAGGAAGTGGAGGAGCTGAGGGCTCGGGAGGCGGCCAGCCTGCGGCAGCACGAGAAAACTCggggctccctggtggcccaggccCAGGCTTGGGGCCAGGAGCTAAAGGCTTTGCTGGAAAAGTATAACACGGCCTGCCGGGAGATGGGTCGGCTGCGGGAGGCGGCGGCAGAGGAGCGGCGCCGGAGCGGGGACCTGGCCGCGCGCGCCGCGGAGCATGAGCGCCAGGCCAGCGAGATGCGCGGACGCTCCCAACAGTTCGAGAAGACGGCGGAACTGCTCAAAGAGAAGGTGGAGCATCTCATCGGGGCTTGCCGGGATAAGGAGGCTAAGG
Coding sequences within:
- the ANKRD35 gene encoding ankyrin repeat domain-containing protein 35, which encodes MKRIFSCSSSQVAVERWNRRDQKLLEAVQRGDVGRVAALASRKSTRPTKLDSNGQSPFHLAASKGLTECLTILLASGADINSKNEDGSTALHLATISCQPQCVKVLLQHGANEDAVDAENRSPLHWAASSGCASSVLLLCDHEAFLDVLDNDGRTPLMIASLGGHAAICSQLLQRGARVNVTDKNDKSALILACEKGSAEVAELLLSHGADAGAVDSTGHDALHYALRTQDRPLWRLLRQALNRQGRGGQGPVQHLNPASQTSPSEPQVGAPPKSPWRAEPEEEQEEEEDEDPCSEEWKWKYEEEKRKVSQLEQELLRKTEECKAQATAYLGLENQIQEQVRELGLLLSQEPRAPENQGSSLRHGGDGMEQGCALNLLAKHIQELKKHQQATAAAAANPVLASKKAEDSVPGEIQYEAQGRSQPEEQEPPQSPKSETVGKTTEQQLTNSDGQALRLDQTDQLFAGRKERPQAPGSEPTSTVAEPAGTAAMNQLLLQLREELAAVWREKDAARGALSRSVLEGALGTPRAEAAAAAWEKMEARLEQVLVRLDRAKAGLQMKPKAPAQEPREEAPKALPGTITQEDEEKEKRVPGARGEPLGAPGGDQMPGGGQARGQLEKEVSALRLSNSNLLEELGELGRERQRLQGELQSLSQRLQREFVPRPEAQDQLQQLRRSVGLLTDELALEKQATEKLRKRLASQNRGLQGLWDCLPPDLVGQESARSAAAEPLEDLQACISALVARHREAQQGLAQLEEENQQLRGSPSRLGEPGVSSEASASPQVAALEQDLGKLEEELRAVQATMSGKSQEIWKLKQLLYQATEEVEELRAREAASLRQHEKTRGSLVAQAQAWGQELKALLEKYNTACREMGRLREAAAEERRRSGDLAARAAEHERQASEMRGRSQQFEKTAELLKEKVEHLIGACRDKEAKIKELLKKLEQLSEEVLAVRGDNARLALQLQDSQKNHEEIISTYRKHLLNAAQGYMEQDVYNILLRILSIQE